From Primulina huaijiensis isolate GDHJ02 chromosome 15, ASM1229523v2, whole genome shotgun sequence, one genomic window encodes:
- the LOC140959129 gene encoding agmatine deiminase — MELKGTPIDHGYSMPPEWELHSGCWIGWPERPDNWRDHGVHAQRSFVNVATAISRFEPVNVCASSEQWKNARSLLPEQIRVVEMSMNDSWLRDTGPTFVVKNTITDTENPGSRIAGIDWNFNGYGGVDEGCYQDWSLDLLITRKVLEIEKLPRFPHSMILEGGSIHVDGEGTCLTTEECLLNKNRNPGLTKRQIEDELKSYLGVKKVIWLPHGLFGDNDTNGHIDNMCCFVRPGVVLLSWTDDESDPQYERSVEALSVLTKATDAKGRKLEIIKLHVPGPLYMTDEEASALEQDGNATPRVAGMRLAASYVNFYIANGAIIAPQFGDEKWDDEALRVLSLAFPDREIVGVAGAREIVLGGGNIHCITQQQPSCP; from the exons ATGGAACTCAAGGGCACTCCTATTGACCATGGATACTCCATGCCTCCGGAGTGGGAGCTTCACTCCGGATGCTGGATTGGTTGGCCG GAACGGCCGGATAATTGGAGAGATCACGGAGTGCATGCTCAACGTTCATTTGTCAACGTTGCCACTGCGATTTCAAGATTTGAACCCGTTAACGTGTGTGCTAGTTCTGAGCAG TGGAAAAATGCACGTAGTCTTTTGCCCGAACAAATCAGGGTGGTTGAGATGAGCATGAATGATTCTTGGCTCCGTGATACTGGTCCAACG TTTGTTGTGAAAAATACAATCACAGATACTGAGAACCCGGGCAGCAGGATTGCAGGGATTGATTGGAACTTTAATGGTTATGGTG GCGTAGATGAAGGTTGTTACCAAGATTGGAGCCTTGACCTCCTTATTACTAGAAAG gTTCTGGAAATTGAGAAGCTTCCAAGGTTTCCCCATTCTATGATCCTTGAAGGCGGAAGCATTCATGTTGACGGAGAAG GGACTTGCCTTACAACCGAAGAGTGTCTCTTAAACAAGAATAGAAATCCTGGGTTAACCAAAAGACAAATTGAGGATGAGCTCAAATCATATCTTGGAGTCAAGAAGGTCATCTGGCTGCCTCATGGGTTATTTG GGGATAATGACACTAACGGGCACATTGACAACATGTGCTGTTTTGTAAGACCTGGTGTTGTATTGCTGTCATGGACTGATGATGAGAGCGATCCACAGTATGAGCGTTCTGTGGAAGCCCTTTCAGTTCTTACTAAAGCCACAGATGCCAAAGGTAGAAAACTAGAGATAATCAAACTTCATGTGCCTGGGCCACTCTACATGACAGATGAGGAGGCTTCTGCCTTGGAACAG GATGGCAATGCTACACCAAGGGTTGCTGGCATGAGGCTGGCTGCTTCATATGTGAACTTCTACATTGCCAATGGAGCAATTATTGCACCCCAATTTGGTGATGAAAAATGGGATGATGAAGCTCTTCGTGTCTTGTCTTTGGCATTCCCAGATCGCGAG ATTGTCGGAGTCGCAGGTGCTCGTGAGATTGTACTAGGAGGAGGAAACATACATTGCATCACGCAACAGCAACCGTCCTGTCCATAA